A window of the Vigna angularis cultivar LongXiaoDou No.4 chromosome 3, ASM1680809v1, whole genome shotgun sequence genome harbors these coding sequences:
- the LOC108325249 gene encoding thaumatin-like protein 1b, translated as MTTSSVAALVLCFAFLFCVSQGAKVTFTNKCQYTVWPGTLTGDQKTQLSSTGFELASGASNSLDLPSPWSGRFWARTGCSNNNGRFSCATADCGSGQVTCNGAGGTPPATLVEITVAENGGQDFYDVSNVDGFNIPMSVTPQGGSGECKSSTCRSNINAACPAELQMKGSDGSVIGCKSACLAFGDDKYCCTGAYNKAETCPPTDYSRFFEEQCPEAYSYAYDDKNSTFTCSNRPDYVITFCP; from the exons ATGACGACCTCAAGTGTTGCTGCTCTCGTCCTTTGCTTTGCATTCCTCTTCtgtg TGTCTCAAGGAGCAAAGGTTACTTTCACAAACAAGTGCCAATACACAGTATGGCCAGGAACCCTAACCGGAGACCAAAAGACTCAGTTATCATCGACCGGTTTCGAGTTGGCCTCAGGAGCATCAAACTCTTTAGACCTTCCATCTCCATGGTCAGGTCGGTTCTGGGCCCGAACAGGATGCTCTAACAACAACGGAAGGTTCAGTTGCGCCACAGCAGATTGCGGCTCCGGTCAAGTCACCTGCAACGGCGCAGGTGGAACTCCACCCGCAACTCTGGTAGAAATAACGGTTGCAGAGAACGGAGGGCAAGATTTCTACGACGTGAGCAACGTGGACGGGTTCAACATCCCGATGTCCGTAACCCCACAAGGTGGCAGTGGCGAATGCAAAAGCTCGACTTGCCGGAGCAACATCAACGCTGCGTGCCCTGCAGAGCTTCAAATGAAAGGGTCTGATGGCAGCGTGATCGGTTGCAAGAGTGCTTGTTTGGCTTTCGGAGATGATAAGTATTGTTGCACAGGAGCATACAACAAGGCTGAGACATGTCCACCAACGGACTACTCTCGGTTCTTCGAGGAACAGTGCCCTGAGGCTTATTCATATGCTTACGATGACAAGAACAGCACTTTCACTTGCTCCAACAGACCTGACTATGTCATTACGTTTTGCCCTTGA
- the LOC108324302 gene encoding probable pectate lyase 4 isoform X1 produces MGNAHGHRHRKHPNSVPPPHIYDHPPPFPTPPPPIANSNMLSLPYTHVDTTLRALAAQAEGFGRFAVGGLHGPLHRVTSLADDGPGSLREACRGKEPLWIVFEVSGTIHLSSYLNVSSHKTIDGRGQRIKLTGHGLRLKECEHVIICNLEFEGGKGHDVDAIQIKPKSKHIWIDRCTLADYDDGLIDITRESTDITISRCHFSQHDKTMLIGADPSHVNDRCMRVTIHHCFFNGTRQRHPRVRFAKVHLYNNYIRNWGIYAVCASVEAQIFSQHNIYEARQKKVAFKYLTEKAADKEVGTSGYIRSEGDLFLNGAEPGLMTENGGCNMFHPSEHYPSWTVEAPTEDLKHILHHCTGWQSVARPADQAL; encoded by the exons ATGGGTAACGCCCATGGACACCGCCATCGCAAACACCCCAACTCCGTTCCTCCGCCCCATATATACGATCACCCTCCACCATTCCCAACCCCACCACCACCCATAGCTAATTCCAACATGCTCTCTCTTCCTTATACCCACGTAGACACCACCCTCCGCGCCCTCGCCGCCCAAGCCGAGGGCTTCGGCCGCTTCGCTGTTGGCGGCCTCCACGGTCCCCTTCACCGCGTCACATCGCTCGCAG ATGACGGACCGGGGTCGCTGCGTGAGGCGTGTCGCGGAAAAGAACCATTGTGGATTGTGTTTGAGGTGTCCGGCACCATTCATCTCTCCTCGTACCTGAACGTGTCGTCTCACAAGACCATCGATGGTCGTGGCCAGAGGATTAAACTTACCGGACATGGGTTGCGCCTGAAGGAATGCGAACACGTCATAATCTGCAATTTGGAGTTCGAAGGAGGCAAAGGGCATGATGTTGACGCCATTCAGATCAAACCTAAATCCAAACACATATGGATTGATCGTTGCACGCTCGCTGATTATGATGACGGACTTATAGACATCACACGTGAAAGCACAGACATTACTATCTCAAG GTGTCACTTCTCTCAGCATGATAAAACTATGCTTATTGGGGCTGATCCATCGCATGTTAACGATAGGTGCATGAGGGTCACTATACACCATTGTTTTTTCAATGGGACGCGACAGAGGCACCCTCGTGTTAGGTTTGCGAAAGTGCATCtctataataattatatcagAAACTGGGGCATATATGCTGTGTGTGCTAGTGTGGAAGCCCAG ATATTCTCGCAGCATAATATCTATGAAGCCAGACAGAAGAAGGTGGCCTTTAAGTACCTTACTGAGAAG GCAGCAGACAAGGAAGTGGGAACAAGTGGCTACATAAGGTCTGAGGGAGACTTGTTCTTAAATGGTGCTGAACCAGGGTTAATGACTGAGAATGGAGGATGCAACATGTTTCACCCCAGTGAACACTATCCCTCATGGACAGTGGAAGCTCCCACAGAGGATCTTAAACATATTCTTCATCACTGCACTGGATGGCAATCTGTTGCTAGACCAGCAGATCAAGCACTATGA
- the LOC108324302 gene encoding probable pectate lyase 4 isoform X2 gives MGNAHGHRHRKHPNSVPPPHIYDHPPPFPTPPPPIANSNMLSLPYTHVDTTLRALAAQAEGFGRFAVGGLHGPLHRVTSLADDGPGSLREACRGKEPLWIVFEVSGTIHLSSYLNVSSHKTIDGRGQRIKLTGHGLRLKECEHVIICNLEFEGGKGHDVDAIQIKPKSKHIWIDRCTLADYDDGLIDITRESTDITISRCHFSQHDKTMLIGADPSHVNDRCMRVTIHHCFFNGTRQRHPRVRFAKVHLYNNYIRNWGIYAVCASVEAQIFSQHNIYEARQKKVAFKYLTEKHHCRQQTRKWEQVAT, from the exons ATGGGTAACGCCCATGGACACCGCCATCGCAAACACCCCAACTCCGTTCCTCCGCCCCATATATACGATCACCCTCCACCATTCCCAACCCCACCACCACCCATAGCTAATTCCAACATGCTCTCTCTTCCTTATACCCACGTAGACACCACCCTCCGCGCCCTCGCCGCCCAAGCCGAGGGCTTCGGCCGCTTCGCTGTTGGCGGCCTCCACGGTCCCCTTCACCGCGTCACATCGCTCGCAG ATGACGGACCGGGGTCGCTGCGTGAGGCGTGTCGCGGAAAAGAACCATTGTGGATTGTGTTTGAGGTGTCCGGCACCATTCATCTCTCCTCGTACCTGAACGTGTCGTCTCACAAGACCATCGATGGTCGTGGCCAGAGGATTAAACTTACCGGACATGGGTTGCGCCTGAAGGAATGCGAACACGTCATAATCTGCAATTTGGAGTTCGAAGGAGGCAAAGGGCATGATGTTGACGCCATTCAGATCAAACCTAAATCCAAACACATATGGATTGATCGTTGCACGCTCGCTGATTATGATGACGGACTTATAGACATCACACGTGAAAGCACAGACATTACTATCTCAAG GTGTCACTTCTCTCAGCATGATAAAACTATGCTTATTGGGGCTGATCCATCGCATGTTAACGATAGGTGCATGAGGGTCACTATACACCATTGTTTTTTCAATGGGACGCGACAGAGGCACCCTCGTGTTAGGTTTGCGAAAGTGCATCtctataataattatatcagAAACTGGGGCATATATGCTGTGTGTGCTAGTGTGGAAGCCCAG ATATTCTCGCAGCATAATATCTATGAAGCCAGACAGAAGAAGGTGGCCTTTAAGTACCTTACTGAGAAG CATCACTGCAGGCAGCAGACAAGGAAGTGGGAACAAGTGGCTACATAA